The Ktedonobacterales bacterium sequence GGACGACCTGCACGAGACCCAAGCCAGCCGCTGCTTGACGCTTCAGGCAAACCCTGAGCGTATCTGTGGCCTCACCGCCTTCCATTGGTGGCCGCAACTCGCATGATAGCACTGCTATTTAACAGGATTTGGTATAAGACCGACGTGGCAAGGCAAGCATTCATGAGGCGTATATTACAATACATCAGCGGCTTTGCAAGAGGCTATGGTCGTCATAACCACGCTGCTTGTTCCTTTTGGGGGATTTCGGATATTTTCGGGCGCGTGCGGCTCTATACCGTGGGGTTTGCGATCTTTACCGTCGGCAGCACGCTGGATGGTTCCTGGTGTGCCTCTGCCACTGCACTCTCTTACTAGACTGTGAACTAGCTCACATTCCTCCGTATTGGCGCCTTTTCTCTGTAATGGTTTCACCCTGGCAGCGATGTACTGAGTAGCACATCCTGACTACAGAGGTGTCTGATGCAACCGAGTCCTTCCAGTTCGCACATGGATAGTCCAGCCGCCCTCTACCAGGAGTACGCGCCACTTCTGTTCGCGTACCTGCGTCGGCAGACGGCTTCGCTGGAAGAGGCGGAAGACCTGCTGGTGGAGGTCTTTCTGGCCGCGTTGGAACGCAACCAGCTTCTTGCCGTGCCCGAAGGGGAGCGGCGGCGCTGGCTGTTTGGCGTAGCGCAGCACAAGCTGGTGGACTCGTATCGGCGCTCGGCGCGCCTGCGGATCGTCCCGCTGGACGCGCTCCCCAAGACCTTGGAGGAAGACGCGACACAGACTCCCGAACAGGTCGTGCTGCGCCAGGAGGCGCAGATAGAACTGCGCGCAGCGATCCGGCGCTTGCCGCCGCCGCAGCAGCAGGTGCTGTACCTGCGCTTTGCGCATGGACTCGGCGCTGCCGAGATCGCTGCTGTCCTGGGCAAAGGCGAGGGGGCCGTGCGCATCTTGATCTGGCGCACACTCAAGCTCTTGCGCACCTATTTCGCGGCAGCCCTCCTGCCAGTGAGGATGGAGGACATACTGGCTGTCTTGCTGGTCAACCTGCGACTGGACAAATAAGTGAAGATGTTGTAACATATCATGAGAAGCTGATGTATCTAATGTATCATTACAACCAAATGTATTTCACCCTCCAGGAGATGATGATGAGTGAAAGTGATCAACTGGTCATCCTTGCTCAAGCACTGGCTGACCCGGTGCGGCTTGGGATACTTCAACACTTAATGGCAGGCCCCGCAACCGTGTCGGAATTGCAGTCCCTCACTGGCGTCTCTCAATCAAACGTCTCCAACCATCTGGCTTTGCTGCGCGAACGTGATCTGGTGCGAGCGGCACGAGAGGGGCGGCACATTATCTATGCCCTGCGCGATGCATCGGTGGGCCACCTGGTTGAGTCCCTCACGGTAGTGGCGGGGATGGTCCCGGTCAGGCTCTGGAAATCACCACAGCTCGTTGCTGCCCGTACCTGCTACGATCATCTTGCAGGCCGCTATAGTGTGGCTCTTTTTGATGCCCTGCTGGCTCTGGAGGCCATCAAGGAACCAGGAGCCATGCATGCTGAGGTGGAGCTTGGGGCCAGGGGGGAGGAGGTGTTTGGCAAGCTTGGACTCAATCTAAGCGCCGTGCGACGAGAACGGCGTCGCTTTGCGTTCGCCTGCCCCGACTGGACCGAGCGGCGCCCCCACCTGGGAGGCAGCCTTGGGGCAGCACTGTGGGCCACCTGTGTCGAGCATGGCTGGGTAGTCAAGCAGCAGGGGACACGTGCTATCGTTGTCACCGATCTGGGCAAGCAGCAGTTCTGGGAACAATTGGGTGTCCAGATGCCATTGCCAGAGGGAGCGTGACTGATTCATTTCCCCAGAAATGACCGGGATGAAGAAGGCAACTCGCCTGCTTTACCTCCTTCTTCACTCCATGCTATCAATGAAGGTCCGGGCGCCCTGTAGAAACCGATAGGCATCACTAAACGTCGTTGCCAGTCCAACAGAAGCGCGCAGGGCGCCTGTCTTTTGCCCATCAATCACCAGGAGAAATTGCTCATACGTCATCCGCTCTTTCTCCCCGAAACAGTTCGCCAGACGCTCTTTCGTAAAGTCCAGGGCAACCTCTCGGACTCCCGGATTGCAGAAGCATCCGCTGCGTAAGGAGATAGAAAGGTGATTGGTCTTTGCTTGTGCCTGATAGCAATCGAGAAGTTTTCCCTCTGGGTTCAAGAAATTGAAGGCAATCGTCCCGCCACGCCGGTCTGTTGTGAGGGGGCCATAGATTTGCACCACTGGTTTGCCATTGCTGTGACGCAGCGCGGTCAACTGCTCCAGCAGCCATCCGGTCAGGCACAACACACGCTCGTGAATCATTTCGATGCCAATGCTCGCAATATAGTTCA is a genomic window containing:
- a CDS encoding metalloregulator ArsR/SmtB family transcription factor, which translates into the protein MSESDQLVILAQALADPVRLGILQHLMAGPATVSELQSLTGVSQSNVSNHLALLRERDLVRAAREGRHIIYALRDASVGHLVESLTVVAGMVPVRLWKSPQLVAARTCYDHLAGRYSVALFDALLALEAIKEPGAMHAEVELGARGEEVFGKLGLNLSAVRRERRRFAFACPDWTERRPHLGGSLGAALWATCVEHGWVVKQQGTRAIVVTDLGKQQFWEQLGVQMPLPEGA
- a CDS encoding RNA polymerase sigma factor; the encoded protein is MQPSPSSSHMDSPAALYQEYAPLLFAYLRRQTASLEEAEDLLVEVFLAALERNQLLAVPEGERRRWLFGVAQHKLVDSYRRSARLRIVPLDALPKTLEEDATQTPEQVVLRQEAQIELRAAIRRLPPPQQQVLYLRFAHGLGAAEIAAVLGKGEGAVRILIWRTLKLLRTYFAAALLPVRMEDILAVLLVNLRLDK